Genomic window (Myxococcales bacterium):
GCGCGGCGAGCATGGCGGCATGCTCGCACGGCCGACGCGCGGGCGCGTTGCGATTCATCGGTGCGGTGATCGCCAGCGCGCGCTATCGTGCGCGCCGCCATGGCCGATCTGACCATCACCCCGAGCGTCGTCATCCCCGCCGACGAGCTCAGCCTCGCGTTCGCGCGCTCGGGTGGGTCGGGCGGCCAGAACGTCAACAAGGTGTCGTCGAAGGTCGAGCTGCGCTGGTGCCCGAGCACGTCGCGGGCGCTGACGGCGGCCGATCGCGCGTGGCTCCTGACCAAGCTCGGCGGGCGCCTCACCACCGCGGGCGAGCTGATCGTGGTCAGCGAGCGGACCCGCGATCAGATCAACAACCGCGCCGACGCCGAGGACAAGCTGGTGGCGATCGTGCGCGCGGCGCTGGCGCGGCCCAAGCCCCGGCGCGCGACCAAGCCGTCGCGCGGCAGCAAGGAGCGTCGGATCAAGGCCAAGAAGGGTCGCGGCGAGATCAAGAGCGCGCGCGGTCGCGTGAGCGCGGACTGATGCGTCGCGTGCCGGCGTCGGACCGTCACGCGCCCTGACGCTTGCGCAACCACGCGGCCAGCTCGACGATCTCCTGCGCGCGGCCTGGGCCCCAGCGCTCGCGCTCCGCGGGCGCGGGCAGCGCGGTCCACGCGCGACACAGCTCGAGCCAGCGCGGATCGGCCTCGAACCAGCGGCGGCTCGGGCCCCAGTGGGCGCGGCCGTCGTCGTTCAGGTCGTGCATCAGCGCCTGCAGCGTCGCGCCGAGCCGGACGCCGCCGTGCTGCGACGGCGCGGCCCACGCGGCCGCCAGCCGATCCCACGCGGTCGCCGGGTCGAGCGTGAAGATCGCCTGCAGCGCGAGCTGCCGCCGGTTGCCGTCGTCGTCGAGGGCGCCGGCGACGACCTCGAGGGCGGCGCGGTCGCCGAAGCGGATCAGGGCGTGGCCGGCGCGGAGCCGCAGCTCCGGTTGCGCGGTCGACCAGCAGCGCACCAGCGTCGCGCGCGCTGGCTCGTGCCGGAGCTGACCGAGCGCCGACAGCAGGTCCTCGACGATCACCCGGGCGCGCGGCTCGAGATCGCCGCCGAGGGCGGCCGAGCGCGCGACCGCCGCCAGGGCCGCTGCGCCGATGTCCGGATCTGCGAGCAGCGCCCGCCAGGCACCGCTCTTGCGGGCCGGCTTCACCATCTCGGCGAGCCGCACCACGCCCACGTCGGTCTCATCGAGCAGCGCCGCGCGGAGCTCCAGCCCAAGGTCGCTCACCGCGGTCGATGCTACCGCCATGCGGGTCGAGATCGAGCCGCCGTGATCGAGATGGACGGCTCGGCCGTCGACCAGCGCTTCGACCTGCACCTTCGACGTCGGCGGCCACCGCTGAGGGTAGCCCGATGCGGAATGAGGCGGCGACTGGAATCCTGAATCACGCTCATGGAATCCGGCCGCGGTAGGTCAAAATTCCATAGCAATTCTAGATTGTTAGATGGGTAGAGCCTGTCCCCATCGATTTTGGCGATACGGGCCGAGGCGCGCGCGTGCCGCGGTCGCGCCGGCGTCGCCGTGGCGTGGCGTCGCGGTCACCCGCGGGGCGCGGAACGTGGCCATGGTGGAGGCATGACGACGCTGGCCATGCTGCGGGACGCGATCGGCGGGCTGGAGCGCGGACTGACGGAGCAGGCGGGCGCGGTCGAGGCGCGGCTGGGGGCGGTGGCGCCCGACTACGTGTGCAGCGCGCGGAACTTCGTCCACTACGTGGGGTTGCGGCAGCACGATCTGCGGGCGCTGCAGCTCGGCCTGCTCGGCTACGGGCTGTCGTCGCTGGGGCGGCTCGAGGGCCACGTGCTGGACGCGGTCGGGCAGGTGCGGCAGCGGCTCGACGACGCGCTGACCGCCCCGGCGCGCGCGCCCGCGATCGCGGACGGGCCGGTCGGGCCGACGTGGGACGAGGCGCAGCGCCTGTTGCACGCGCACACCCACGCGCTGCTCGGGCCGCGGCCGCCGCACCGCCACGTCTACGTCATGGTCACCGCGCCGTCGGCGGCCGAGGTCGACGCGGCCTGGGTCGAGCGGTTGCTGGTCGCGGGCATGAACCTGCTCCGGGTCAACGCCGCGCACGAGGACGAGGCGGCGTGGCTGCACATCGTCACGACCGCGCGCGCGGTCGCGGCCACGCGCCAGGTGCCGCTGCGGATCGCGGTCGATCTGCCGGGGCCGAAGCTGCGCACGGTGATGCTGACCGACGGCCCCCGGGTGGTGAGGTGGAAGCCGACCCGCGACGAGCTGGGGCAGGTCACGGCGCCGCGCGTGGTCGCGCTGCGGCCCGCGGTGATCGGCGGCGCCCACGCCGACGCGCTCGACGTGCCGGCGCCGCTGTGGGCGCGGCTCGCGGTCGGCGACGACCTCACCCTGCGCGACGCCCGCGGCAAGCGGCGCACGCTGCGCGTCATCGAGCACGGCGAGCGCGGCGGGCGCGCCGAGCTGCGCGCGACCGCCTACGTCATCCCCGGCACGCGCGTGATCGCGAGGCGGCGCGATCGCACCCGCGCCGAGTTCGTGATCGCCGACGTGCCGGCGCGGCGGGCGCGGCTCGAGCTCGCGACCGCACAGGCGTTCGCGCTGGTGGCCGAGGGCGTCGCGGCGCCAGCGGGGCTGCCCACGATCGGCTGCACGCTGCCCGCGGCGCTCGCGGCGCTCGCGGTCGGCCATCGGGTGCTGTTCGACGATGGCCACCTCGAGGCGGTCGTCACCGCGGTCGGCCCCGGCCACGCCGTGCTGCGCGCGACCTACGCGCCGGGCGGGCGGTTCCGGCTCGGCGGCGAGAAGGGCATCAACCTGCCCGACACCGAGCTCGACCTGCCGCTGTGCTCGGCCGACGACGAGCGCGCGCTGGCGTTCGCGGCCCGCCACGCCGACCTGGTCGACGCGTCGTTCGTGCGCGACGCCGACGACGTGCGCGAGCTGCACCGTCGCCTGGCGGCCCTGGGCGCGGCGCGGGTCGGCGTGGTCCTCAAGATCGAGACCACCGGCGCGTTCGCGCGCCTGCCCGAGATCGTGCTGGCGGCGCTCGAGCGCGCGCCCGTGGGCGTGATGATCGCGCGCGGCGATCTGGCGATCGAGAGCGGGTACCAGCGCCTGGCCGAGCTGCAGGAGGAGATCCTGTGGCTGTGCGAGGCCGCGCACGTGCCGGTGATCTGGGCCACCCAGGTGCTCGATCAGCTCGCGCGCACCGGGCGGCCGTCGCGGGCCGAGGTCACCGACGCGGCGATGGCGGTGCGGGCCGAGTGCGTGATGCTCAACAAGGGCCCGTACGTCGCCGAGGCGGCGGCCGCGCTCGACGACATCCTCCGGCGGATGGAGCAGCACCAGTACAAGAAGCGCAGCCTGTACCGCCGGCTGCACCTGCGCCTGCCGGCGGCGTGACGGGCCACGGCCGGGGCGTGTGCGCGCCGGCGCCGTGACGGGCCGCGGTCGGGGCGCGTACACTCGCGGCGATGATCGACTTCCCGACCGCCGCCGCGCTGCCCGCCCACGTCGCCGTCGACACCCGCCGCTGGGAGCGGCAGTGGCTGTGCGCCGGCGAGATCCGGACCTGGGCCGGCGCCACCGAGCCGGTGCGCTCGCCGGTGTGCGTCGTCGACGCCGCCGGCGCGCTGACGCCGGTCGACCTGGGCCCGGTGGCGATGCTCGATCGCGCGGCCGCGCTCGAGGCGCTGGCGGCGGCGCGCACCGCCTGGGATCACGGCCGCGGGCCGTGGCCGACGATGCGGATCGGCGAGCGGATCGAGCGCATGCAGACCTTCGTCGCCGGCATGCGCGCCGCGCGCGAGGACCTGGTGCGGCTGTTGATGTGGGAGATCGGCAAGACCCGCAAGGACAGCGAGACCGAGGTCGATCGCACCGTCAGCTACATCGACGACACGATCGCCGCGCTCAAGGAGCTCGATCGTGACGCCGCGCGGTTCACGGTCACCAGCGGCTTCGTCGGGCAGATCCGCCGCTCGCCGCTGGGCGTGGTCCTGTGCATGGGCCCGTTCAACTACCCGCTCAACGAGACCTTCACGACGCTGATCCCGGCGCTCCTGATGGGCAACACGATCGTGTCGAAGCTGCCGCGGTTCGGCCAGCTCGTGCACCTGCCGCTCCTGCCGGCGTTCCGCGACGCGTTCCCGCCCGGCGTGGTCAACGTCATCCAGGGCGACGGCGCCACGGTGATCGGCCCGATCATGGAGAGCGGCGACGTCGACTGCCTGGCGTTCATCGGCAGCTCGCGGGTCGCGAACATCTTGAAGCGCCAGCACCCGCGGCCCAACCGCCTGCGCTGCATCACCGGGCTCGAGGCCAAGAACCCGGCGGTGATCCTGCCCTCGGCCGACCTCGACCTCGCGGTCAAGGAGTGCGTGAGCGGCGCGCTGTCGTTCAACGGCCAGCGCTGCACCGCGATCAAGCTGATCTTCGCCCACGTCGACATCGCCGACGAGTTCACCGCGCGCCTGGCCGCGGCGGTCGACGCGCTGCCGGGCGGGCTGCCGTGGGAGCCGGTCGCGGTGACGCCGCTGCCCGAGCCGGGCAAGCCCGCGCACCTGCGCGCGCTGATCGACGACGCGCTCGGCCACGGCGCCAAGGTGATCGGCGGCGGCGGCGGCAGCCTCGGCACGTTCTTCCGCCCGGCGGTGGTGTACCCGGTGGCGCCGGCGGCGCGGCTCTACCAGGAGGAGCAGTTCGGCCCGGTGGTCCCGGTCACGACCTTCCGCGAGCTCGACGAGATCGATCAGTTCATGCGCACCAGCGCGTACGGCCAGCAGGTCGCGCTGTTCGGGCAGGACCCGCGCGAGCTCGCGGCGCTGGTCGACGCGCTGGTCAACTCGGTGTGCCGGATCAACCTCAACACCCAGTGCCGGCGCGGCCCCGACAGCTTCCCGTTCACCGGCCGCAAGGACTCGGCCGAGGGCACGCTGTCGGTGACCGACGCCCTGCGCGCGTTCACGATCCGCACCGTCGTCGCCACGACCGCCACCGACGCCAACGAGGACCTCGTCGGCGAGATCGTCACGCGCCGGCTGTCGAGCTTCCTGTCGACCGACTTCCTGTTCTGAGCGGCCGTGAGGCACCAGGACCGTTCGACCGACTTCCTGGTCTGAGCGGCCGCGAGGCAGCGCCGCCGTCTGGATCAGGAGGCGGCGCTACGCGCGCTTGCGCTTGCGCGGCGTCGACTTCTCCGCCTCTTCGTACAGGCGCAGCTCGGTCTCGGCGCTGGTCTGGACCGCCTCGAGGTACATCGACAGCAGGCCCGAGGCCTCGCCGCGCAGCGACTCGTAGTAGCGCTGGCGATCGATCGAGTGGATGACCGCGGTCGGGTAACCGGCCTCGATCAAGAGCAGGTTCGAGGCGACGCGCGCGGTGCGCCCGCTCTCCTTGGCCCACGGGAACACCGCCATGAAGCGCGCGTGCATGCCCGCGATGCGCTCGATCGGGTGCATCTGCTTGCCCGACGGATCGTCGATCCACTCCGCGAGCTTCTTGAGCGCCGGGGCGATCTTTTCGGGCGATGCGATGTCGTGGTAGTAGAGCCGGTGGAGCGGGTTCTCCTTGCGATAGGGGAGCCCCTTGGCCTTCTCGTCCGGCGACAGGATGCCGTAGATGTCGCGCAGCGTGTCGAACTTGAAGGGCTTCTTCTTGTTGGCCGCGAACTCGGCGGCCCAGTCGCACGCCTCGTTGAAGCGACGGATCTCGTCGTAGGCCGGGATCAGCGACGGGTCGCTGATGATGGTCGGATCGATCGCCGCCTTGATCTCGCTGTACGACAGCACCTCGCCCTCGAGCGCGGCGTCGTGGTGGATGAGCGAGATCCGGTACCGCTGCAGGTACTCGGTGCGCATCGACGGATTGACCGCGGTGATCCGGGCACGCCAAGCCTGGCAGATCCGATCGACCTCCACGAAACGAGCGTCGATGTCCTCGGTCTCTTTGTACCTAAGCATGCGAGATCCTAACGAAACGGTCCACCCTAAAGCGCGCGGAGTGTACTCGGGCGGATCGCTATCAGTCAACTGCATACTTTACGCTACACGTGGCCCGATCTGGCACAAAGTCGGCCCGACCCAGGGTCGGTTGACTGGAGTTCGATGGATGAATCAGGCTCACAATTCGGCCAGGTGAGCCGTCCAACTGCTTGGATCCGCAAAAATTTGCCCGTCCTGTGGCGTGCACCTATTGATGTGGAGTGAACTCGCTGGCGCAGGGGGATGACGCCCTGCGTTACAGAGCCGCAAACTCTCCCGTGGCCTCCCCCGAACACATCCCGGTCCTGCTCGCTGACGTGGTCGCCCAGCTCGCGCCCCGTGCCGGCGGCACCTACGTCGATGGGACCTTCGGCCGCGGGGGGCACGCCCGCGCCGTGCTCGAGGCGCTCGGTCCGGCAGGACGGCTGATCGCGATCGACCGCGACCCGGCCGCGATCGCCGCCGCGACCGCGCTGGCCGCCGCCGATCCGCGCGTGACCGTGGTCCACGGCCGGTTCGGCGCGATCCCTGCGCACCTCGCGGCGATCGACGTGGCCACGGTCGACGGCGTCCTGCTCGACCTCGGGGTGTCATCGCCGCAGCTCGACGACGCCGCGCGGGGCTTCTCGTTCACGCGCGAGGGCCCGATCGACATGCGCATGGACACCAGCCACGGGCCGACCGCGCTCGAGCTGATCCGCGCGACGCCGGTCGGCGAGCTGGCGGCGATCCTGCGCGACTTCGGCGAGGAGCGCCTCAACCACCGCATCGCCCGCCGGCTCAAGGACGCCGAGCGCGACGGCGCGCTGACCTCGACCCTGGCCCTGGCCAACACGATCGCGGCGTGCTTCTCGGGCGCCGATCTGCGCAAGCTGCACATCCACCCGGCGACGCGCACGTTCCAGGCGCTGCGCATCGCGGTCAACGGCGAGCTCGACGAGCTGGCCGAGTTCCTGGCGGTGTTCCCCGACCTGCTGGCGCCCGGCGGCCGCTGCGCGATCATCAGCTTCCACTCGCTCGAGGATCGCCTGGTCAAGCGGCGGTTCCGCGACCTGGCGTGGACCAGCTCGCTGCCGCCGCGGTTCGCGCTCGAGGCCGGGGAGCGGGTCGAGGCGGTGTGCGTGCCGATCGAGCGCAAGGCCCGGTTCGCCAACGACGACGAGGCCGACGACAACCCGCGCGCGCGGTCGGCGCGGCTGCGCACGTGCGAGCGGACGACCGCCCCCAACCTGCCGAGCCACCGATGAAGCCCCGCCTGTACGCACTGGTCCGCGCGGTCGAGCCGGCCCCCGGCGACCGCAAGCTGGTGTCCGCGATGGTCGTGATCGCGGCGCTGATCACCGCGCTGGCGATCCAGCGGGTGCAGGCCCGGCACCAGGTCGTGCAGCTCGGCTACCAGCTGTCGCGGGTGACCGACGAGGTCCGCCACGAACGCGAGCTGCGGCGCCGGCTCGAGCTCGAGCGGGCCACGCTCACCAGCCCCGAGCGCATCCGCGCGCTAGCGACCGGGCTCGGCATGGTGCCGGTGCCGCCCGATCGCATCCGCGTGATCGCCGCGCCGGCCCTGGCCGCGGCGGGAGCGACGCCGTGACCCGCGCCAGCGTCCAGACCCCGGGCGTGTCGCGGGCGGCGCGGGTGCGCGCGCGCACGGCCGCGGCCCTGATGTCGGCGCTCCTGCTCGGCGTCGGCTACAAGGCCTACGGCCTCCAGGTGGAGCAGGGCGACAAGTTCCGCGAGCAGGCGCTGCGCCAGCACGTGCGCAACGTCGAGATCCCGGCGCCGCGCGGGATCATCCTCGACACCCGCGGCCGCCCGCTGGCGATCAGCGCCGACGCCGAGAGCGTCTGGGCCGACCCGCGCGCGGTGGTCGACGTGGCCGGCTCGGCCGAGCGGGTCGCGGCGGCGCTCGCGCTCGACGTCAACGTCGTCGAGGCCCGCCTGGCGTCGCGCAAGCGGTTCGCGTGGATCGCGCGCCACGTCACGCCCGAGCAGGCCGCGGCGGTCAAGGCGCTCAAGCTGGCCGGCATCGAGGTCGCGCACGAGCCGCGCCGCTGGTACCCCGAGCGCTCGTCGGGCGGCCCGGTGATCGGCTTCGCCGGGCTCGACGGCAACGGCCTCGACGGGCTCGAGCTGCAGCTCGAGGAGCGCCTGAAGGGCGAGAAGGCGCGGTTCGCCGCGCTGCGCGACGCTCGCGGCAAGACCATGATGAGCGAGGGCGTGTCCGAGCCGACGCCGGGCGCGACCGTCGAGCTGACCCTCGACCGCTCGATCCAGCACATCGCCGATGAGGCGCTCGCCGCGTCGGTCAGCGCCAACAAGGCCAAGTCGGGCGTCGCGGTCGTGCTCGACGTGCGCACCGGCGCGGTCCTGGCGCTGGCCAGCGTGCCGACCTACGACCCCAACGATCCGGCTGAGGCGGTGCGCGCCAAGGCCCGCAACCGCGCGGTCACCGACGTCTACGAGATCGGCTCGGTGATGAAGGTGTTCACGGTCGCCGCGGCGCTCGACGCCGGCCTGACCCGGGCCGACGAGCTGTGGGACGTCGAGGGCGGCGCGTGGATGGCGCCGGGCGGCAAGCGCGTCACCGACGTCCACCACGACCAGGTGCTGACCACCGGCGGCATCATCAAGCGCTCGTCCAACGTCGGCGCCACCAAGATCGGCCTGCGGCTGGGGCGGCTGCGGCTGTACGAGGCCCTCACGCGGTTCGGCTTCGGCGCGAAGTCGGGCATCGACCTGCCCGGCGAGCAGCGCGGGCGGGTGCGCGACGGCTCGACCTGGCGCGACGTCGAGCTGGTGACGATGTCCTGGGGCTACGGCCTGACGGTGTCGCCGATCCAGATCGCCGCCGCGATGGCGGCGATCGGCAACGGCGGCGTCTACAACCCGCCGCGGATCGTGGCGCGGGTCACCGGCGCCGACGGCCACCTCGTCTACGAGCGGCCGATCGAGCGCCGCCCGATCATGAAGCCGTCGACCGCGGCGGCGATGCTGCCGATCCTGGCGTCGGTGTTCGAGCCGTCGCACCCGGGCAAGCGCGACGGCGGCACCGGCGCCAACATCAAGGTCCCGGGGTTCCGGGCCGGCGGCAAGACCGGCACCGCGCACAAGTACGATCCGACGACCCATCGCTACGCGCCGCACAGCTACCTGTCGTCGTTCGCGGGCCTGGTGCCGATCGCCGACCCGCGCATCGCGGTCGTGGTCGTCGTCGACGATCCCTCGGGCGGCGACTACTTCGGCGGCACGGTCGCCGGCCCGGTGTTCGGTCAGATCGCCAGCGCGTCGCTGCGCTACCTGGGCGTGCCCGGCGACGCGCCGATCGAGCCGCCGGCCGCGACCAAGGGCGGCAAGCCCGCGCCGCCGGCCGCCCCGGAGCTCGGGGACGGCGACGACGAGGAGGCCGAGGCCGGGCTGCTCGATCTGGCGCCGTTCGACGAGTCGATGCTCGACGTCCACGCGCCCGCGGTGACGGTGCCGGACTTCCGCGGCGTCGGCGTGGCCCGGGCCCTGGCCCTGGCCGGCGAGCGCGGCCTCGCCGTCGAGCTCCACGGCTCGGGGCGGTGCGTCACCCAGTCGCTGCCGGTCGGGCCCGCGCCCGCCGGCGCGACGATCGCGCTCGAGTTCGCCGCCCGTGATTGACGCGTCGATGGGGCCCGCACTACCGGTTGCCACCCTGGACGAAATCGACGACGCTCCGCGTTTCCTGACCGCCCGATGAAGCTCTCCGACCTGGTCCGCACCATCCCCGGCGCCCGCCTGCGCGGCGCCGATGTCGACGTCCGCGCCGTCACCAGCGACTCGCGCACGGTCGGGGCCGGCGCGCTGTTCGTGGCGGTGCGCGGGCGCCGCAGCGACGGCCACGACTTCATCGCAACCGCCGTCGCGCGGGGCTGCGCCGCGGTCGCGGTCGAGGCGCCGGTCGAGGGCCTGACGGTGCCGCAGCTGATCGTGCCCGACGGCGGCCGCGCGCTCGGGTTCGCGATCGCCGCCCTGGCGGACCACCCGGCGCGGCGGCTGACGCTGATCGGCATCACCGGCACCAACGGCAAGACCACGACCACGTACCTGGTCGAGTCGATGCTGCGCGCCGCCGGCCACGAGCCGGGCGTGATCGGCACGGTCAACTACCGCTGGAACGGACGGAGCCACGACGCGCCGTACACCACGCCGACGCCCGAGGTGCTGCACGAGACGTTCACCCGGATGGTCGCCGACGGCGTGACCCACGTGGTGATGGAGGTGTCGTCGGCGGCGCTGGCGATGAACCGTCTGGCCGGCGTCGAGTTCACGGTCGGCGCGTTCTCGAACCTGACCCAGGACCACCTCGATCTGCACGGCTCGATGGCCGAGTACGCCGAGGCCAAGCAGCTGCTGTTCCGGCGCCAGCTCGCCCGCCACGGCACGGCCGTCGTCAACGTCGACGATCCCGCCGGCGCCGCCATGGGCGCGGCCGCCGCCGCCACCGCCGAGCCCCGCCCGATCCTGCACGTGTCGTCCGACGGCGGCGACCTCCGGCCCGAGCAGGCCGACGCCGCGATCCGCGTGCTCGCGCAGCGCTCGACCGTGGCCGGCATCTGGGCCCAGGTGCGGACGCCGCGCGGCGAGCTCGAGGTCGAGTCGCACGCGCTGATCGGCCACTACAACGTCGCCAACATCGCGCTGGCGATCGGCATCGCCGAGGCGCTGGGCCTGAGCCACGACGCGATCGTCCGGGGCGTCGCGGCGCTGGCCGGGGTCCCGGGCCGGGTCGAGCGGGTCGGCAACGACGCCGGCCTCGACCTCCTGGTCGACTACGCCCACACCCCCGACGCGCGCGACAACGTGCTCGACGCGCTGCGCCCGCTGACCCGGCGGCGGCTGATCTGCGTGTTCGGGTGCGGCGGCGATCGCGATCCCGGCAAGCGGCCACAGATGGGCGCGGTCGTGACGGCCAAGGCCGACCTGGCGGTGGTCACCAGCGACAACCCGCGCACCGAGGACCCGCGCGCGATCCTCGACATGATCCTGCCGGCGGTGCCGGCGCCGTTCTACGTCGATCCCGATCGCCGCACCGCGATCCGCGCGGCGGTGGCCGAGGCGACGCCCGGCGACGTCGTCGTCATCGCCGGCAAGGGCCACGAGGACTACCAGATCCTCGGCACCACCAAGATCCACTTCGACGATCGCGAGGAGGCGGCCGCGGCCGCGGCGCTGCGGCCGCGCTTCCACGCCCAGGCGATCGCCGAGGCGGCGGGCGGCAGCGCCAGCGCCGACGCGGTGTGCGCGCGGGTGATCATCGACAGCCGCATCGCGGCGCCCGGCGATCTGTACGTCGCGGTCGCGGGCGAGCGCCACGACGGCCACGCGTTCTGCGCCGGCGCGGTCGCGGCCGGGGCCAGCGCCGTGATGATCGGGCGCGGCCGTCGCGCCGAGGTCGGCGACCTGGGCGCGGCCGCGGTGATCGAGGTCGACGATCCGCGCGCGGCCCTGGCCGCGGTCGCCGGCGCGCACCGCCAGCGCTGGGCCGGCCACGATCCCGCCGCGCGGCTGATCGCGATCACCGGCTCGGCCGGCAAGACCACGACCAAGGAGCTGACCCGCGCGGCCCTGGCCGGCGCCGGCGCGACCCACGCCGCGATCGGCTCGCTCAACAACGAGACCGGCGTGCCGCTGACGCTCCTCGCGCTGCGCGACCACCACCGCTTCGCCGTCGTCGAGATGGGCATGCGCGGCGCCGGGCAGATCGACTACCTCACGCAGTTCACCCGGCCCGACGTGGCGGCCGTGGTCAACGCCGGCACCGCCCACATCGAGCTGCTCGGGTCGACCGACGCGATCGCCGCGGCCAAGGGCGAGATCTTCGGCGGCCTCGCCGCCGGCGGCGTCGCGGTCGCGCCGGCCGGCGACCCCCGGCTCTTGGCCCACGCCCGCGCCCACGCGCCGGGTGCGCGGCTGATCACCTTCGGCGACGACGCCGCGGCCGACGTGCGCCTGACCGGCTACCAGGTGGTCGGCTCGGCCGGCGCCGATCTGCACGTCGACGTGCTCGGTCACCCGCGCCGCTTCCGCCTGCCGCTGATCGGGCGCCACGCCGCGGTCGACGCCACGTGCGCGCTGGCGTGCGCGCTGGCGGCCGGCGTCGACGCCGACGTCGCGATCGCCGGGCTCGAGCGGGCCCGGCCGGCGGCGATGCGCGGCGAGGTCGTCACGATCGGCGGCCGCCAGGTGATCGTCGACTGCTACAACGCCAACCCGGCGTCGATGGCGGCGGCGATCGACACGCTGGCCGACCTGCGCGGCTCGGCCGGCGCGGTCGCGGTCGTCGGCGACATGCTCGAGCTGGGCGATCACGCCGCGGCCGCGCACGGCGACGTCGGCGCGCGCCTGGGCGAGCTCGACATCCCGGTGGTCGCGCTGGGCGCGCACCGCCAGATCGTCGCCGACGCGACCGGCAACCCGGCGGCGGCGTGGACCACCGACGATCCGGTGGTCGCGGCCCGGCAGGTGCTGGCCGTGACCGCGCCCGGCGACTGGGTCCTGGTCAAGGCGTCCCGCGGCATGCGCCTGGAGCGCGTGATCGCCGCGCTGGTGGAGCTGACGGCGTAAGCCGGGAGCGAGCGATGCTGTATTACCTCCTGTACCAGGTCCTCGCGCAGCTCGACGGGCTGGGGTTCCTGCGGGTGTTCCGCTACCCGTCGATGCGCATCCTCGCCGCGGCGATCACCGCGCTCTTCCTGTCGTTCCTGATCGGCCCGTGGTTCATCGAGCGGCTGCGGTCGCGGCAGATCGGCCAGCAGATCCGCGACGACGGCCCCAAGACCCACAAGAAGAAGGCCGGCACGCCGACGATGGGCGGCGCGCTGATCCTGTTCTGCCTGGTGGTGTCGGTGCTGCTGTGGTGCGACCTGTCGAACCGGTTCGTGCTGCTGGCGCTGGCGGTCAGCGTGTCGTTCGGCGCGATCGGCTTCGCCGACGACTACGCCAAGGTCACCAAGAAGAACACCAAGGGCGTGCCGGGCAAGGTCCGGCTGCTGCTCGAGTTCGCGATCGCCGCCGGGGCGATGGCGTACCTGTTCACGTCCGACACGATGTCGCCCGAGCTGCGCACGCACCTGCAGCTGCCGTTCACGAACTTCTACGAGGTGTCGCCCGACCTGTCGGCGTGGCTGTACATCATCTTCGGCGCGTTCGTCGTCGTCGGCACGGCCAACGCGGTCAACCTGACCGACGGGCTCGACGGCCTGGCGATCGGCCCGACGATCATCAACGCCGGCACGTTCCTGGTGTTCGCGTACCTGGCCGGCGTCGAGACCACGATCCTCACCCGCTCGGGCGGCGAGCAGTCGCTGGCGCAGTACCTCCACATCGCGCACATCCCCGGCGTCGTCGAGCTGGCGGTGTTCTGCGGCGCGCTGTTCGGGGCCGGCGTCGGCTTCCTCTGGTACAACACCTACCCGGCGCAGGTGTTCATGGGCGATGTCGGATCGCTGTCGCTGGGCGGCGCGATCG
Coding sequences:
- a CDS encoding transpeptidase family protein encodes the protein MTRASVQTPGVSRAARVRARTAAALMSALLLGVGYKAYGLQVEQGDKFREQALRQHVRNVEIPAPRGIILDTRGRPLAISADAESVWADPRAVVDVAGSAERVAAALALDVNVVEARLASRKRFAWIARHVTPEQAAAVKALKLAGIEVAHEPRRWYPERSSGGPVIGFAGLDGNGLDGLELQLEERLKGEKARFAALRDARGKTMMSEGVSEPTPGATVELTLDRSIQHIADEALAASVSANKAKSGVAVVLDVRTGAVLALASVPTYDPNDPAEAVRAKARNRAVTDVYEIGSVMKVFTVAAALDAGLTRADELWDVEGGAWMAPGGKRVTDVHHDQVLTTGGIIKRSSNVGATKIGLRLGRLRLYEALTRFGFGAKSGIDLPGEQRGRVRDGSTWRDVELVTMSWGYGLTVSPIQIAAAMAAIGNGGVYNPPRIVARVTGADGHLVYERPIERRPIMKPSTAAAMLPILASVFEPSHPGKRDGGTGANIKVPGFRAGGKTGTAHKYDPTTHRYAPHSYLSSFAGLVPIADPRIAVVVVVDDPSGGDYFGGTVAGPVFGQIASASLRYLGVPGDAPIEPPAATKGGKPAPPAAPELGDGDDEEAEAGLLDLAPFDESMLDVHAPAVTVPDFRGVGVARALALAGERGLAVELHGSGRCVTQSLPVGPAPAGATIALEFAARD
- a CDS encoding UDP-N-acetylmuramoyl-L-alanyl-D-glutamate--2,6-diaminopimelate ligase; this encodes MKLSDLVRTIPGARLRGADVDVRAVTSDSRTVGAGALFVAVRGRRSDGHDFIATAVARGCAAVAVEAPVEGLTVPQLIVPDGGRALGFAIAALADHPARRLTLIGITGTNGKTTTTYLVESMLRAAGHEPGVIGTVNYRWNGRSHDAPYTTPTPEVLHETFTRMVADGVTHVVMEVSSAALAMNRLAGVEFTVGAFSNLTQDHLDLHGSMAEYAEAKQLLFRRQLARHGTAVVNVDDPAGAAMGAAAAATAEPRPILHVSSDGGDLRPEQADAAIRVLAQRSTVAGIWAQVRTPRGELEVESHALIGHYNVANIALAIGIAEALGLSHDAIVRGVAALAGVPGRVERVGNDAGLDLLVDYAHTPDARDNVLDALRPLTRRRLICVFGCGGDRDPGKRPQMGAVVTAKADLAVVTSDNPRTEDPRAILDMILPAVPAPFYVDPDRRTAIRAAVAEATPGDVVVIAGKGHEDYQILGTTKIHFDDREEAAAAAALRPRFHAQAIAEAAGGSASADAVCARVIIDSRIAAPGDLYVAVAGERHDGHAFCAGAVAAGASAVMIGRGRRAEVGDLGAAAVIEVDDPRAALAAVAGAHRQRWAGHDPAARLIAITGSAGKTTTKELTRAALAGAGATHAAIGSLNNETGVPLTLLALRDHHRFAVVEMGMRGAGQIDYLTQFTRPDVAAVVNAGTAHIELLGSTDAIAAAKGEIFGGLAAGGVAVAPAGDPRLLAHARAHAPGARLITFGDDAAADVRLTGYQVVGSAGADLHVDVLGHPRRFRLPLIGRHAAVDATCALACALAAGVDADVAIAGLERARPAAMRGEVVTIGGRQVIVDCYNANPASMAAAIDTLADLRGSAGAVAVVGDMLELGDHAAAAHGDVGARLGELDIPVVALGAHRQIVADATGNPAAAWTTDDPVVAARQVLAVTAPGDWVLVKASRGMRLERVIAALVELTA
- a CDS encoding phospho-N-acetylmuramoyl-pentapeptide-transferase produces the protein MLYYLLYQVLAQLDGLGFLRVFRYPSMRILAAAITALFLSFLIGPWFIERLRSRQIGQQIRDDGPKTHKKKAGTPTMGGALILFCLVVSVLLWCDLSNRFVLLALAVSVSFGAIGFADDYAKVTKKNTKGVPGKVRLLLEFAIAAGAMAYLFTSDTMSPELRTHLQLPFTNFYEVSPDLSAWLYIIFGAFVVVGTANAVNLTDGLDGLAIGPTIINAGTFLVFAYLAGVETTILTRSGGEQSLAQYLHIAHIPGVVELAVFCGALFGAGVGFLWYNTYPAQVFMGDVGSLSLGGAIGMLAVLTKNEIVLLVVGGLFVVEALSVFIQVGSFKTRGKRVFKMAPIHHHFELKGWEEPKIIVRFWLISIVFALMALGTLKLR